One genomic region from Pyrinomonadaceae bacterium encodes:
- a CDS encoding TIGR01777 family oxidoreductase — MRIAIAGASGLVGSTLIPELESDGHEIVRLVRSTPKAGEIEWHPNQDEINPATLDGFEAIINLAGESIAEGRWTDEKKKRIRDSRVNGTHLISEAIAKLATKPRVFLCASATGIYGDRGDETLDEQSESGGGFLAGVCREWEKASEPASNAGVRVVNLRFGPILARAGGMLEKMLTPFKMGLGGKIGSGKQYISWVAIDDVVAAIKLALNDESIRGPLNIVSPKPVTNERFTRALGEALSRPTVMSMPAFAARLAFGEMADEMLLVSQHVVPKRLTAAGFQFVYPTLQNALHHYLNA; from the coding sequence ATGAGAATTGCCATCGCAGGCGCAAGCGGCCTTGTTGGTTCGACGCTGATTCCGGAACTTGAAAGCGACGGTCACGAGATCGTTCGTCTGGTTCGCAGTACGCCGAAAGCGGGCGAGATCGAATGGCATCCGAACCAGGACGAGATCAATCCGGCGACCCTCGATGGTTTTGAGGCGATCATTAATCTCGCCGGCGAGAGCATCGCCGAGGGCCGTTGGACTGACGAGAAGAAGAAAAGGATTCGCGACAGCCGCGTTAATGGCACCCACTTGATAAGCGAAGCGATCGCCAAGCTGGCGACGAAACCGCGGGTTTTTCTGTGCGCATCAGCGACTGGAATTTACGGTGACCGCGGCGATGAGACTCTTGACGAGCAGAGCGAATCCGGCGGCGGCTTTCTCGCTGGTGTCTGTCGCGAATGGGAAAAGGCGTCGGAACCCGCAAGCAACGCGGGTGTGCGCGTCGTTAACCTGCGTTTCGGCCCCATCCTCGCGCGCGCCGGTGGCATGCTCGAGAAGATGCTGACGCCTTTTAAGATGGGCCTTGGCGGCAAAATCGGCTCCGGCAAGCAGTACATAAGTTGGGTCGCGATCGATGATGTGGTCGCAGCGATAAAGTTAGCGCTGAATGATGAGTCGATCCGCGGCCCTTTGAACATCGTCTCGCCGAAGCCGGTCACGAATGAGCGATTCACGCGCGCGCTGGGCGAAGCGCTGTCACGCCCAACCGTCATGTCGATGCCTGCATTCGCGGCGCGACTCGCGTTTGGCGAAATGGCAGACGAGATGTTGCTCGTAAGCCAGCACGTAGTTCCGAAAAGGCTTACGGCAGCCGGCTTTCAGTTTGTATATCCAACTCTTCAGAACGCTCTCCATCACTATCTCAATGCGTAA
- a CDS encoding Calx-beta domain-containing protein, whose amino-acid sequence MTSRPRIVFFALAAAVAIGFVCLRSAETQSSLRRITNTTDEGISINPSISGDGRIIGFESTEDVAGAGGTNHFRAIRANISVDPPTFFQMGRTRAVAPGVSQDGSRVAFASKDDPLGTNADGNSEIFLFNGSNLVQVTNTTPGNPANRVTEGNFQPSMSDDGRFVAFSSNRNLTSQNGDGNLEVFVFDSTAAAFTQLTNSTGIVGFSDAKISGDGSAIACIRDLGATASTNRDLLRINRTSAAQTVLSLNVTRLAMTYGRAISDDGARVAYSAETAANSTQVFYYDGRIGNVNRQVTTLGTRVTEVPLHPTISGDGLRIAFATRRALTGFSNSDASVELYTYDTPTGTFARITNVVDSDADCFDGSNAACEVVSSLNDDGSTVVFNFPRALSGTVTAGLENKSEIYATGLVARPPFGALTSILNQASLGHEPSPIKAVAPNSIAAAFGTVLANTTQQSQKQPNGEFPTNVGGTTVTVNGRAAQIFFVSPTRVHFLVPDQTEIGNAEVVVTNADGFASKGTVPVLVAAPGIFTKTGDGVGEGQILNTETQAEGPFDPSGGNLRLSIFSTGVRKGVVRTVNIGGRVVTPEAVIESPEMPGLDEVVVRVPADLRGAGNVTLFIQADGRDSNPVTVRFLGDSTRNVVINEVLADPPEGIAGDANHDGVRDGTDDEFVELVNGTSGEVISLGGWTIRTRATGSTTETTRFTFASGTSLPPGEAIVVFGGGSFNSSDAVFGCAQVVKATTTAGLSLTNSGVTILVRDASGNLITEFSYGGSTGRDGDNNQSLTRSPDITGAYVQHTAAVGASGRYSPGLRTDGTPFGNCPGILTTVTISPPSATIGVGQTQQFTAQAFDQFGRVMTGVPIDFISDNTNVAFVESVSLNFMTGVATATVKGQNPGIANITASATNGSNTASSTPAALTVSGPALSINDVSQNEGNAGTTIFTFTVSLSTTSVAPVTFDIATQDNTATVANNDYAGQSLTAQSIPPGLQTYQFKVTVNGDVSMEPTEVFFVNVSNVSGASVTDAQGTGTIVTDDIPLLTVNDVTREEGNAGTTTFTFTVSSNLPAPPEGITFDIATQDSSATVANSDYVARSLTSQSIPSGQFNYTFDVTVNGDTTVESNEEFFVNISNVSANAGVADGQGLGTIQNDDASGLVISQVYGGGNNAGAPFRNDFVEIYNRGTTTVDFAVTPHSIQYAAVGSNFGSQTNLTSGSIAPGKYYLVQEGGGTTNGVALPAPDAIGTIAMGNTAGKVALVAGTAALPAAACPGDDLATPFNPNNSTIVDFVGYGNSPTTTGHCYEGAAPAAAPSNTTADFRKAGGCVDTNENGADFFVASPNPRNSSSPAGNCQPEITINDVTVTEGNVGTVNATFTVSLSSASAQTVTVNFVTADGTATLAGNDYQTNSGMLTFNPGDLTQTITVLVNGDTLDEASENFFVNLSGATNAVLLDSQGQGTISDNDPAPSLSINDLSIAEGDSGTTAFTFTVTLSTASGQTVTVNFATADNTASSASDYQSNSGLLTFVPGDTAESITVLVNGDGTFEPNETFFVNLSIPTNASISDAQGQGTITNDDAAPPTPTLFIDDLVNIAEGDSGTSVVTFTVTLTPTSSNTVTVDYTTANVTASDSSDYVATSGQLSFAPGETSKPINVTINGDMLVEPDETFRVNLSNSTGGAGIAPPGFGTGTIKNDDTANLVISQVYGGGNNSGATFKNDYIEIFNRGTTTVDLAGWSVQQASATGTSWSVTQLCPLGPCLIAPGKYFLVKESPTSPTIGADLPTPDATGTSNLATSGGKIALVNNSTALTGGGCPFAPSIVDLVGYGGADCAENSAPAPAHSNTTADVRKLGGCQDTNDNAADFLVSAPFPRNSSSPANSCTGGATPNLTITDVTVAEGNSGTAIATFTVSLSAPAQGTDVTFDIATADGTAQDDTPATEDNDYVAKTSTNQIIPAGQTTYTFSVTVNGDVAVEPDETFFVNITNVLGATVSDGQGLGTIQHDDLPTLSINDVSQAETNSGTTTFTFTVSLSAPAPATVSFDIATADGTAQDDNPATEDNDYQLRSLTAQTIAQGGSSYTFDVTVNGDTADEGVETFFVNVSNVSGATVLDGQGLGTIQNDDAPPTLSIGDVTQVETNAGTTTFTFTVSLSAPALAGGVSFTVNTADGTTDPATAGSDYVAIVNGSGSIAEGNTSTTVDVTVNGDTVFESNETFFVNITGVTGATVSDGQGLGTITNDDTQPSLAIADAIITEGNAGTSLMTFTVTLTGTSQSTVSVNYATADSSATVANTDYDTASGTLNFVSGDTAETFTVTIHGDVNPEGDEMFLVNLSGASGATISDSQALGIIFLDDPFSIAAVNTAYSENFDVLAQSGVSATTPPAWPRAESGTSANSTYTANDGGSTTGDTYSYGTGTSTERALGGLQTGTLVPTIGAFYRNDTGATLNSLQISYTGEQWRLGTASRTDQLDFQYSTNATSLTTGTWTDVNALDFTTPNTTTAGAKDGNNAANRTAITNTITGLSIAPGATFWIRWTDFNASGADDGLAVDDFSITAGVDTPALSINNVTQAETNSGTTTFNFTVSLTSPAPPGGVSFTINTADGTTDPANAGSDYVAIINGSGSIAQNGTSTTISVTVNGDTDIEPNETFFVNLTGVTGATVTDAQGLGTITNDDAATSTTDLSVTKTDALDPVAIGNDITYTITVTNGGPAVASNTQLSDTVPTNTTFRSISAPVGWTCGTVPAVGGTGAISCTNATFGVGSAVFTLVVRVGTAVADGTIITNTASVSSSTTESNPGNESAIQTTTVKQPQLAISQVYGGGGNASATYTNDFIEIFNRGTTTVDFSATNYSVQYAAATSNFTTNKTDITSGTIAPGQYFLIQQASGGANGVALPTPDATGSIAMSATAGKVALVLGTTALTGSGCPFGATIVDFLGYGTTANCSETAPIAMSGTNSNARSAIRTVSCTDINNNSTDFSNPTTPPVARNSATTLAPCP is encoded by the coding sequence GTGACGTCTCGCCCGCGCATTGTCTTCTTCGCTTTGGCCGCCGCGGTGGCCATCGGTTTTGTGTGCCTGCGCTCGGCCGAAACACAGTCCTCTCTCCGACGCATCACCAATACCACCGATGAAGGCATCAGCATTAATCCGTCGATTAGCGGCGATGGACGAATTATCGGTTTTGAATCGACTGAAGACGTCGCTGGAGCGGGTGGCACGAACCACTTTCGCGCGATTCGCGCAAACATCTCGGTCGATCCGCCCACATTCTTTCAGATGGGTAGGACGCGCGCGGTCGCCCCGGGCGTTTCGCAAGACGGATCGCGGGTCGCTTTCGCTTCAAAAGACGACCCGCTGGGAACGAACGCTGATGGAAACTCAGAGATCTTTCTTTTCAACGGCTCTAATCTCGTTCAGGTCACCAACACCACACCGGGCAATCCGGCGAATCGAGTCACGGAAGGCAACTTTCAACCTTCGATGTCTGACGACGGCCGGTTCGTCGCGTTCTCGTCAAACCGAAATCTGACTTCACAAAACGGCGACGGAAATCTCGAGGTCTTTGTCTTCGATTCAACCGCCGCCGCGTTCACGCAACTGACGAACTCGACGGGCATTGTTGGTTTCAGTGACGCAAAGATTAGCGGCGACGGCTCAGCCATCGCGTGCATCCGCGATCTGGGCGCGACGGCGAGCACGAATCGCGACCTGCTCAGAATAAATCGGACAAGCGCGGCTCAGACAGTACTTTCGTTGAATGTTACGCGGCTCGCGATGACCTACGGCCGGGCCATCAGCGACGACGGCGCGCGCGTCGCCTACTCCGCAGAGACGGCCGCGAATTCGACGCAGGTCTTTTATTACGACGGGCGCATTGGCAATGTTAACCGGCAGGTAACAACGCTCGGCACGCGCGTGACTGAAGTGCCGCTCCACCCGACGATCAGCGGCGACGGCTTGCGCATCGCTTTCGCCACGCGTCGCGCACTGACCGGATTCAGCAACTCAGACGCAAGCGTAGAGCTTTACACTTACGACACACCGACGGGCACATTCGCTCGCATCACAAACGTCGTGGACAGCGACGCGGATTGCTTTGATGGTAGCAACGCGGCTTGTGAGGTTGTCTCGTCCCTCAACGATGACGGATCGACGGTCGTGTTCAATTTTCCGCGTGCTCTTTCCGGCACCGTGACAGCCGGCCTGGAAAACAAATCTGAAATTTATGCGACTGGTTTAGTAGCACGGCCCCCGTTCGGCGCGCTGACCTCGATCCTGAATCAGGCATCACTCGGCCATGAGCCATCACCCATCAAAGCGGTGGCGCCAAACAGCATCGCCGCTGCGTTCGGCACTGTGCTCGCCAACACCACGCAGCAGTCGCAGAAGCAACCCAACGGAGAATTTCCGACTAACGTGGGCGGGACCACCGTGACGGTCAATGGCCGCGCGGCGCAGATATTCTTCGTCTCGCCCACGCGCGTTCACTTCCTCGTACCGGACCAGACTGAGATTGGCAACGCCGAAGTAGTTGTCACGAATGCGGACGGCTTTGCTTCAAAAGGAACGGTGCCGGTTTTAGTCGCCGCGCCCGGCATCTTCACCAAGACCGGCGACGGCGTCGGCGAAGGGCAGATTCTTAATACTGAGACGCAGGCTGAAGGGCCCTTTGATCCGAGCGGCGGAAACCTGCGCCTATCGATCTTTTCGACCGGCGTCCGCAAAGGAGTTGTTCGAACGGTCAACATTGGCGGCCGAGTCGTCACGCCGGAAGCCGTGATTGAGTCACCGGAAATGCCAGGGCTCGATGAAGTTGTCGTGCGCGTGCCCGCGGATTTGCGCGGCGCAGGCAACGTCACCTTGTTCATTCAGGCTGATGGACGCGACAGCAATCCGGTGACGGTAAGGTTCCTGGGCGACTCGACACGCAATGTCGTGATCAACGAAGTCCTGGCCGATCCGCCTGAGGGGATAGCCGGCGATGCGAATCACGACGGCGTGCGCGACGGCACCGATGATGAATTCGTCGAACTCGTCAACGGCACTTCGGGAGAAGTAATTAGTTTAGGCGGATGGACGATTCGCACGCGGGCCACTGGCAGCACTACAGAAACCACGCGCTTTACTTTCGCTTCGGGCACTTCCCTGCCCCCGGGCGAAGCGATCGTCGTGTTTGGCGGCGGCAGCTTCAATTCTTCGGACGCGGTCTTTGGTTGTGCGCAGGTTGTGAAGGCCACGACGACCGCCGGTTTGTCGCTCACCAACTCAGGCGTGACGATTCTGGTTCGCGACGCGTCCGGAAACCTGATTACAGAATTCAGCTATGGAGGCAGCACCGGACGCGATGGCGACAACAACCAATCGCTGACGCGATCGCCCGACATTACCGGCGCGTACGTTCAGCACACCGCGGCGGTAGGCGCGAGCGGAAGATACTCGCCGGGGCTGAGGACCGACGGCACGCCGTTTGGAAATTGCCCGGGGATTCTGACGACGGTCACGATCTCGCCGCCGTCCGCAACGATTGGCGTAGGCCAGACTCAGCAATTCACCGCGCAGGCTTTCGATCAATTCGGTCGAGTGATGACTGGCGTTCCAATCGATTTCATCTCGGACAATACAAACGTAGCATTCGTCGAATCCGTGTCGCTGAACTTCATGACCGGTGTCGCAACCGCTACCGTGAAGGGGCAGAATCCGGGAATTGCCAACATTACCGCGTCGGCAACGAACGGTTCGAATACTGCCAGCAGTACGCCCGCTGCTCTCACGGTCAGCGGTCCGGCCTTAAGCATCAACGACGTCAGCCAGAACGAAGGAAATGCCGGGACGACGATATTTACTTTCACAGTTAGCTTGTCTACCACGTCGGTTGCACCGGTTACCTTCGACATCGCGACGCAGGACAATACGGCGACAGTAGCGAACAACGATTACGCCGGTCAGTCGCTGACGGCGCAATCCATTCCGCCGGGCCTGCAGACTTATCAGTTCAAGGTCACTGTCAACGGCGATGTATCCATGGAGCCGACGGAAGTGTTCTTCGTGAATGTCAGCAACGTCTCGGGCGCGAGCGTCACCGATGCTCAGGGAACCGGGACGATTGTCACCGATGATATTCCGCTGTTGACCGTGAACGACGTTACGAGAGAAGAAGGCAACGCCGGCACGACGACATTCACTTTCACGGTGAGCTCAAATCTTCCGGCGCCACCGGAAGGCATTACTTTCGACATTGCGACGCAGGATAGTTCCGCGACCGTCGCCAACAGCGATTACGTGGCGCGCAGTCTGACTTCACAGAGCATTCCATCCGGCCAGTTCAACTACACCTTCGATGTCACTGTGAATGGTGACACTACGGTCGAGTCAAACGAGGAATTCTTCGTTAACATCTCGAACGTTTCCGCCAACGCGGGCGTCGCGGATGGTCAGGGATTGGGCACGATTCAGAATGATGACGCGTCAGGTCTGGTCATCTCGCAGGTTTACGGCGGCGGAAACAATGCAGGCGCACCGTTCCGGAATGACTTCGTCGAAATCTACAATCGCGGCACGACCACGGTCGATTTCGCCGTCACGCCCCATTCAATTCAATATGCGGCCGTCGGTTCCAACTTCGGAAGCCAGACCAATCTAACCAGCGGCAGCATCGCGCCCGGGAAATACTATTTGGTGCAGGAAGGCGGCGGCACGACTAATGGAGTAGCGCTGCCAGCGCCCGACGCGATCGGCACGATTGCGATGGGCAATACAGCCGGAAAGGTTGCGCTGGTCGCTGGCACTGCGGCTCTGCCGGCCGCGGCCTGCCCCGGAGATGATCTCGCGACGCCGTTCAATCCGAACAACTCAACCATTGTTGATTTTGTCGGCTATGGCAACAGCCCAACGACCACGGGCCATTGCTATGAAGGAGCTGCCCCCGCTGCCGCGCCGTCGAACACGACTGCCGACTTCAGAAAAGCCGGCGGCTGTGTTGATACGAACGAGAATGGCGCAGACTTCTTCGTAGCGTCACCCAATCCGCGCAATAGCAGTTCACCCGCAGGTAACTGCCAGCCTGAGATCACGATTAACGATGTCACCGTGACGGAAGGAAATGTCGGGACCGTGAATGCGACGTTTACGGTTTCGCTCTCATCCGCCAGCGCCCAGACTGTCACCGTCAATTTTGTGACGGCTGACGGCACTGCAACGCTCGCCGGAAACGACTATCAAACAAACAGCGGAATGCTGACGTTCAATCCCGGTGACTTAACCCAGACGATTACGGTGCTGGTCAACGGCGATACGCTCGATGAAGCGAGTGAAAACTTCTTTGTAAATCTTTCCGGGGCGACCAATGCCGTGCTGCTCGACAGCCAGGGCCAGGGCACCATCAGCGACAACGATCCGGCGCCTTCGCTCTCGATTAATGATTTGTCGATTGCCGAGGGAGACAGCGGCACCACGGCGTTCACTTTTACGGTCACGCTGTCGACGGCCAGTGGTCAGACGGTCACCGTTAATTTTGCGACCGCGGACAACACGGCAAGTTCGGCGAGCGACTATCAGTCCAACAGCGGTTTACTGACTTTCGTTCCCGGAGATACGGCGGAATCAATCACGGTGTTAGTCAACGGCGATGGGACTTTTGAGCCGAACGAAACTTTCTTTGTAAACCTTTCGATTCCTACGAATGCGAGCATTTCTGATGCGCAGGGCCAGGGCACGATCACGAACGACGATGCCGCGCCGCCGACGCCAACTCTGTTCATCGACGACCTGGTTAACATTGCCGAGGGCGACAGCGGCACGTCAGTGGTCACGTTCACCGTCACGTTGACGCCGACGAGCAGCAATACAGTTACTGTCGATTACACGACCGCAAACGTGACTGCATCCGACAGCTCGGATTATGTAGCGACCAGCGGCCAGCTCAGCTTCGCGCCGGGCGAGACCAGCAAGCCGATTAACGTCACGATCAATGGCGATATGCTGGTTGAGCCGGACGAGACCTTCAGAGTCAATCTGTCGAATTCGACCGGTGGCGCCGGGATAGCGCCACCGGGATTCGGGACTGGCACAATTAAGAATGACGACACGGCGAATTTAGTGATAAGTCAGGTTTACGGCGGAGGAAACAATTCTGGAGCGACCTTCAAGAACGACTATATCGAGATATTCAATCGCGGCACGACAACCGTGGATCTTGCTGGCTGGTCAGTGCAGCAAGCTTCCGCCACGGGTACGAGTTGGTCAGTTACTCAGTTGTGTCCGCTTGGTCCCTGCCTGATCGCCCCTGGCAAATATTTCCTCGTGAAGGAATCGCCGACGAGCCCAACGATTGGAGCCGATTTGCCGACGCCGGATGCGACCGGCACATCCAACCTGGCGACAAGCGGCGGCAAGATTGCGTTGGTGAACAATTCGACCGCGCTAACCGGCGGCGGTTGTCCGTTCGCGCCCTCTATCGTCGATCTTGTCGGTTATGGAGGGGCAGATTGTGCGGAGAATTCTGCTCCAGCCCCTGCGCACAGCAACACGACCGCAGATGTCAGAAAACTTGGTGGCTGTCAGGACACTAATGACAACGCCGCAGACTTCTTAGTCTCGGCCCCATTCCCGCGCAATTCAAGCTCGCCTGCGAACAGCTGCACCGGCGGAGCGACACCGAATCTCACCATCACCGACGTTACGGTTGCCGAAGGAAACAGCGGGACCGCAATAGCTACATTCACGGTGAGTCTCTCAGCGCCGGCACAGGGAACGGACGTGACTTTCGACATCGCCACGGCCGACGGTACTGCGCAAGACGATACGCCCGCGACCGAAGACAACGACTACGTTGCGAAGACGTCGACGAATCAGATCATTCCCGCCGGACAGACGACTTACACGTTCAGCGTCACTGTAAATGGCGATGTCGCAGTAGAGCCCGATGAAACGTTCTTTGTCAATATTACGAACGTGCTCGGTGCGACGGTCAGCGACGGACAGGGTCTCGGCACTATCCAGCATGACGATTTGCCGACGCTTTCAATCAACGACGTATCGCAGGCTGAAACTAACAGCGGCACAACCACTTTCACCTTCACGGTGAGTCTATCGGCGCCTGCGCCCGCGACAGTGAGCTTTGATATTGCGACGGCTGACGGGACCGCGCAGGATGATAATCCCGCTACTGAAGACAACGACTATCAACTTCGCTCTCTCACGGCACAAACCATAGCTCAGGGCGGCTCGTCCTACACCTTTGACGTCACCGTCAACGGCGACACGGCCGACGAAGGCGTTGAAACGTTCTTCGTAAATGTCTCGAATGTCTCAGGCGCCACGGTTTTGGACGGGCAAGGGCTGGGAACTATTCAGAACGACGATGCGCCGCCTACGCTTTCGATCGGCGACGTCACCCAAGTCGAAACAAACGCGGGCACGACCACGTTCACTTTCACAGTCAGCCTTTCCGCGCCCGCACTTGCCGGCGGCGTTAGCTTCACCGTTAATACGGCCGACGGTACCACCGACCCAGCCACGGCCGGGAGCGACTATGTCGCCATCGTCAATGGCAGCGGCAGCATTGCGGAGGGAAACACCTCAACTACTGTTGACGTCACGGTGAATGGCGATACGGTCTTCGAGTCGAACGAGACCTTCTTTGTGAACATAACGGGCGTGACGGGCGCTACGGTGTCCGACGGACAAGGCCTCGGCACGATCACCAATGACGACACGCAACCGTCGCTGGCAATCGCCGACGCCATCATAACGGAGGGTAACGCCGGCACGTCGCTCATGACCTTCACGGTCACGCTCACCGGCACGTCACAGTCAACCGTAAGTGTTAACTACGCCACCGCGGATTCGAGCGCGACGGTCGCTAACACCGACTACGACACGGCAAGTGGCACGCTTAACTTCGTCTCCGGCGATACCGCAGAGACTTTCACCGTGACGATCCACGGCGATGTGAACCCCGAAGGCGATGAGATGTTTCTGGTGAACCTGTCCGGCGCATCCGGCGCGACCATCAGCGACAGTCAGGCACTCGGCATTATCTTTCTTGACGATCCGTTCAGCATCGCCGCCGTGAATACTGCTTACTCAGAGAACTTCGACGTGCTGGCCCAGAGCGGTGTTTCCGCCACCACACCGCCGGCGTGGCCGCGAGCCGAGAGCGGCACGAGCGCAAACAGCACTTACACAGCCAACGACGGCGGCAGTACCACCGGCGATACCTACAGCTACGGGACGGGCACATCGACCGAACGCGCGCTGGGCGGACTCCAGACCGGCACTCTCGTGCCAACCATCGGCGCCTTTTATCGCAACGACACCGGAGCTACTTTGAATTCGCTTCAGATTAGCTACACCGGCGAACAATGGAGATTAGGCACCGCCAGCCGCACCGACCAACTCGACTTCCAATACAGTACGAACGCCACCAGCCTGACGACGGGAACATGGACCGACGTTAACGCGCTCGACTTCACGACGCCGAACACAACCACAGCAGGCGCCAAAGACGGCAACAACGCCGCTAACCGTACGGCGATCACGAACACTATCACCGGGCTCTCGATTGCGCCGGGAGCGACATTCTGGATACGTTGGACAGATTTCAATGCTTCCGGTGCAGACGATGGACTGGCGGTCGATGACTTTAGCATTACTGCGGGAGTGGACACACCGGCGCTTTCAATCAATAACGTTACGCAGGCTGAGACCAACAGCGGCACGACCACTTTCAACTTCACTGTCAGTCTGACATCACCCGCACCGCCCGGCGGCGTCAGCTTCACAATTAACACCGCCGACGGCACCACGGATCCCGCTAACGCGGGCAGCGATTACGTGGCCATCATCAATGGCAGTGGCAGCATTGCGCAGAATGGCACGTCCACCACCATTAGCGTCACCGTTAACGGCGACACCGATATCGAGCCCAACGAAACCTTCTTCGTAAATTTAACCGGTGTCACCGGAGCAACGGTTACTGACGCGCAGGGTCTGGGGACGATTACGAATGATGATGCTGCCACTAGTACGACTGATCTCTCTGTTACCAAGACTGATGCGCTCGACCCCGTAGCAATTGGGAACGACATCACTTACACCATCACTGTCACAAATGGCGGGCCGGCCGTGGCTAGCAACACGCAACTCTCAGATACAGTTCCGACAAACACTACTTTCCGATCAATCTCGGCGCCAGTCGGCTGGACCTGCGGAACGGTCCCAGCGGTTGGTGGAACAGGCGCGATTAGCTGTACCAACGCCACCTTCGGTGTGGGCTCGGCAGTCTTTACTCTCGTTGTGCGTGTAGGCACCGCGGTCGCGGACGGGACGATCATAACCAACACGGCTTCGGTAAGCTCGAGCACCACCGAATCGAATCCCGGGAACGAGTCGGCGATTCAGACAACCACCGTCAAACAGCCTCAACTTGCTATTAGCCAGGTCTATGGTGGTGGTGGGAATGCGAGCGCCACGTACACAAATGACTTCATCGAGATCTTTAACCGCGGGACAACGACCGTCGATTTTTCAGCGACGAACTATTCGGTCCAATACGCTGCAGCCACGAGTAACTTCACCACCAACAAGACCGATATTACTTCCGGAACAATCGCTCCGGGCCAATACTTCCTTATTCAGCAGGCTTCAGGCGGAGCGAACGGAGTCGCATTGCCTACACCTGACGCTACTGGCTCGATTGCCATGTCAGCGACCGCCGGCAAGGTTGCTTTAGTGCTGGGCACAACTGCGCTGACTGGAAGTGGTTGTCCCTTTGGCGCGACGATTGTCGACTTTCTGGGCTATGGCACCACGGCCAACTGCTCCGAGACAGCCCCAATTGCGATGTCAGGTACAAACTCAAACGCTCGCTCAGCGATTAGAACGGTAAGCTGCACCGATATCAACAACAACTCCACTGACTTCAGCAATCCGACTACACCGCCCGTCGCCCGCAATTCAGCGACGACTCTTGCCCCGTGCCCCTAA